A DNA window from Rhizobium sp. NXC14 contains the following coding sequences:
- a CDS encoding Hsp20 family protein yields MRHVDFSPLYRSTVGFDRLFTMLDSLAQPEQAQTYPPYNIERTGENTYRITMAVAGFDETELSIEARAHVLSVKGEKNEETAEGGEFLYRGIAKRAFERRFQLADHVEVAAASLKNGLLHIDLLRNIPEAMKPRKIGIAAEPVEAPKAIEAQVING; encoded by the coding sequence ATGCGTCACGTAGACTTCTCTCCCCTCTATCGTTCGACAGTCGGTTTCGACCGGCTCTTCACCATGCTCGACAGCCTTGCTCAGCCGGAGCAGGCGCAGACCTATCCGCCCTATAATATCGAGCGCACCGGTGAAAACACCTATCGCATCACCATGGCGGTCGCCGGTTTCGACGAGACCGAGCTTTCGATCGAAGCTCGTGCGCATGTGCTGTCCGTGAAGGGTGAAAAGAATGAGGAGACCGCCGAAGGCGGTGAATTCCTCTATCGCGGCATTGCCAAGCGCGCCTTCGAGCGCCGCTTCCAGCTCGCCGATCATGTCGAGGTGGCAGCCGCTTCGCTGAAGAACGGCCTGCTTCACATCGACCTTCTGCGCAACATTCCCGAGGCCATGAAGCCCCGCAAGATCGGGATTGCCGCCGAGCCGGTCGAGGCTCCGAAGGCAATCGAGGCGCAGGTCATTAACGGTTAA
- a CDS encoding N-formylglutamate amidohydrolase: MPEIREYELFEVHEPVSQTIPFVYNSPHSGRVYPPEFIAQSRLEGIAIRRSEDHYVDELFGSAVELGAPLLAANFPRAYLDVNREPYELDPRMFDGLLPPYANVNSLRVAGGLGTIPRIVAENMEIYARRLPVQEGLDRVEAVYKPYHAALRRLIARTHVQFGFGVLIDCHSMPGNVRVAGCTGRPDFIIGDRYGTSASAELSRAAIAILEEMGFAAIRNKPYAGGFITEHYGRPSRGLHALQIEVNRAIYVDEVTLEKREDFAAVADAVAAFMRQMADHVEKFAGDRALAAE; encoded by the coding sequence GTGCCGGAAATCCGCGAATACGAGCTTTTTGAGGTTCATGAGCCCGTGTCGCAGACCATCCCTTTCGTCTACAACTCCCCCCATAGCGGCCGCGTTTATCCACCGGAATTCATCGCGCAGTCGAGGCTGGAAGGCATAGCGATCCGCCGTTCCGAGGACCATTACGTCGACGAGCTGTTCGGCTCGGCCGTCGAACTCGGCGCGCCACTGCTCGCCGCCAATTTTCCGCGGGCCTATCTCGACGTCAATCGTGAGCCCTACGAGCTTGATCCAAGGATGTTCGACGGGCTGCTGCCGCCCTATGCCAATGTCAATTCGCTGAGGGTCGCCGGCGGGCTTGGAACCATTCCGCGCATCGTTGCCGAGAATATGGAGATTTATGCACGGCGGCTGCCGGTGCAGGAGGGGCTCGATCGGGTCGAGGCAGTCTACAAGCCTTACCACGCGGCGCTGCGACGGCTGATCGCCCGCACCCATGTGCAGTTCGGCTTCGGCGTTTTGATCGACTGTCACTCGATGCCCGGCAATGTTCGGGTCGCGGGCTGCACCGGACGGCCCGATTTCATCATCGGCGATCGCTACGGCACCAGCGCTTCGGCCGAACTTTCGCGCGCCGCTATCGCCATCCTCGAGGAAATGGGCTTTGCTGCGATCCGTAACAAGCCTTACGCCGGCGGCTTCATCACCGAACATTACGGCCGTCCCTCGCGCGGTCTGCACGCGCTGCAGATCGAAGTGAACCGAGCGATCTATGTCGACGAGGTGACGCTGGAGAAGCGCGAGGATTTCGCCGCGGTTGCCGACGCCGTCGCGGCCTTCATGCGGCAGATGGCGGATCATGTCGAAAAATTCGCCGGCGATCGGGCGCTGGCCGCCGAGTAA
- a CDS encoding helix-turn-helix domain-containing protein, translating into MSSKSRPKQYSHKDIHRALLTFNKVFNERFGIPLPHGLRTVSGEVRETLLSASHAAEYLGVSQKTLANWRCSGTRGLPYVQVGGRVLYRQSDLDDFIMNSRKLSTSERDWGRHG; encoded by the coding sequence ATGTCGAGTAAGTCTCGCCCCAAGCAGTACTCGCACAAGGACATCCATCGCGCCTTGCTGACATTCAATAAGGTGTTCAATGAGAGATTCGGCATTCCCCTTCCGCATGGACTGAGGACAGTAAGCGGCGAGGTTCGTGAGACGCTCTTGTCGGCATCGCATGCAGCCGAATATCTCGGCGTCAGTCAGAAAACATTGGCGAACTGGCGCTGCAGCGGCACACGCGGCCTACCCTACGTTCAAGTTGGCGGCCGCGTACTCTACCGGCAAAGCGATCTCGACGATTTCATCATGAACAGTCGGAAGTTGTCGACATCTGAGAGGGATTGGGGGCGTCATGGCTAG
- a CDS encoding alpha/beta hydrolase, translated as MDQVLYSTPDNPAPENRTEGFFETHDGHRLRYAVFRSGGQIAKGTVVIIHGRNEYIEKYFETIRDLTGKGLWVATFDLRGQGGSSRLLKRRNHGHIRRFSDYERDLDTFLEKIVLPDTRLPFYLLGHSTGGLIALSAAPYLTTRIDRMVLSAPFIGLTGQSASPRVIRALAGALTASGLGFMPLNSKLKEPDFRDNPLTSDETRFERNVAMMKAHPELTLGPPTARWLTEAFRTMDRVTSPNHLFSITIPTIVIAPTRDGVVPYTAQERLSRYFRAGQLVPINGARHEIFQERDIYRAAALAAFHAFIPGSDAEENRDVAALGT; from the coding sequence ATGGATCAGGTTCTCTATTCGACGCCCGATAATCCCGCCCCGGAAAACCGCACCGAAGGGTTCTTTGAAACCCATGACGGCCACCGGCTGCGTTACGCCGTTTTCCGCTCCGGTGGCCAGATCGCCAAGGGCACGGTCGTCATCATCCATGGCCGCAACGAATATATCGAAAAATATTTCGAGACGATCCGTGACTTGACGGGCAAGGGCCTCTGGGTCGCGACCTTCGACCTGCGTGGCCAAGGCGGTTCGTCGCGGCTCCTGAAGCGCCGCAATCACGGTCATATCCGCCGCTTTTCCGATTACGAGCGCGACCTCGACACCTTCCTCGAAAAGATAGTGCTGCCGGATACCCGCCTGCCCTTCTACCTGCTCGGCCATTCCACCGGCGGGCTGATCGCGCTGTCGGCCGCTCCCTATCTCACTACCCGCATTGATCGCATGGTGCTATCGGCTCCCTTCATCGGCCTGACCGGCCAGTCGGCCTCGCCCCGCGTCATCCGCGCCCTCGCCGGCGCGCTGACCGCCAGCGGCCTCGGCTTCATGCCGCTGAACTCGAAGCTGAAGGAGCCGGATTTCCGCGACAATCCGCTGACCTCGGACGAAACACGCTTCGAGCGCAATGTTGCGATGATGAAGGCTCATCCGGAACTGACGCTCGGGCCGCCGACGGCCCGCTGGCTGACCGAAGCCTTCCGGACCATGGACCGGGTCACCTCGCCCAACCATCTCTTCTCGATCACCATCCCGACCATCGTCATCGCCCCGACACGAGACGGCGTCGTGCCCTACACGGCGCAGGAGCGGCTCTCGCGTTATTTCCGCGCCGGCCAGCTGGTGCCGATCAACGGCGCCCGCCATGAGATCTTCCAGGAACGGGATATCTATCGCGCCGCGGCGCTGGCCGCCTTCCACGCCTTCATTCCCGGCAGCGATGCCGAAGAAAACCGTGATGTCGCCGCCCTCGGCACATAA
- a CDS encoding DEAD/DEAH box helicase, with amino-acid sequence MAFKTGTFAQNLADNPAGHFKTLTKRQYPDVMPHQKEILEAYAARHQTSADLALQLPTGSGKTLVGLLIADWRRAKFRERVVYLCPTKQLVAQTVQQAKDRYGIDAVALAGAKDRFPPADTTAYRTGSAVAVTTYSGLFNTHPFFDDPDLILIDDAHAAENYIAGMWSMTIDAGTPLHAALAEYLKPHLEPQDYSRLIGDWSGSADATWVEKLPSPQVDELSAEMISIIDAYARDGDLYFKWTLLRSHLDACHVYLGSREILIRPLIPPTMSHGPFHRAKQRIFMSATLGAGGDLERLSGRRKIERLPAPEGFQSAGVGRRFFVFPSLSLTGDETEILRVAMQKRAGRSVVLTPSSPQADEHVARIDKDLVGFEVFTAEDIEADKTPFVSSDNAVAVLANRYDGIDFPGDECRLLSVDGLPRAMNAQERFIMSKMGAGALYNDRIQTRVLQAVGRCTRALQDRSSVFVTGTELVDFLADNRKWRYFSPELQAELAFGVDQSTSVAANDMLDNFDMFLRNDAGWAGADATIRTSVKTYVQQPYPAMGELAAVVAHEVQYQEAMWSKDWAGALGAARSVLAGLNHEDLRGYRALWHYLAGAAARRLSAAPEDAQAAAAREQFGKAKTAAPAVSWLNTLARIVGPLPATEAPHSNVELLKQVESLERQFLAMGMTTHHKFEKRAAAILTGLNAADGFEQAQVDLGKLLGFSCGNDESDAAPDPWWLGDKFGLVFEDHADGSAGTVFGAVKARQASSHPKWIRKNVPGAGDMDICPVLLTPSVKATSGADPQLDDVKYWELSDFRKWASAAVATIRSLKDTFPGEGDLLWRAEAAERLEAEGLTLAAILRRLPIASEAMEIIG; translated from the coding sequence ATGGCATTCAAAACGGGCACGTTCGCGCAGAATCTTGCTGACAACCCTGCCGGGCATTTCAAGACGCTTACAAAGCGTCAATATCCCGATGTGATGCCACACCAGAAGGAAATTCTCGAGGCATATGCCGCCAGACATCAAACCAGCGCAGACCTCGCACTGCAACTTCCAACCGGTAGCGGCAAGACTCTAGTAGGTTTGCTGATCGCCGACTGGCGTCGCGCAAAGTTCAGAGAGCGTGTCGTCTACCTTTGCCCCACCAAGCAGCTTGTCGCGCAGACCGTCCAGCAAGCTAAAGATCGATACGGAATCGATGCCGTCGCGCTTGCCGGAGCTAAGGACCGTTTTCCCCCTGCTGACACGACCGCCTACAGGACCGGCTCGGCGGTAGCAGTGACAACATACTCCGGCCTCTTCAACACTCACCCATTTTTCGACGACCCGGACCTTATCTTGATCGACGATGCCCACGCGGCGGAGAACTACATTGCTGGCATGTGGTCAATGACTATCGACGCGGGAACGCCTCTGCACGCGGCGTTGGCCGAATATTTGAAGCCGCACTTAGAGCCTCAGGATTACTCTCGGCTCATCGGGGACTGGAGCGGATCGGCCGATGCCACTTGGGTTGAGAAGCTTCCGTCGCCGCAGGTGGACGAACTATCGGCGGAGATGATCTCGATTATCGACGCCTACGCTCGGGACGGCGACCTGTATTTTAAGTGGACGCTTCTGCGTTCTCACCTCGACGCTTGCCATGTTTATCTAGGCTCACGAGAAATTCTGATCAGACCGCTGATTCCGCCTACAATGTCGCACGGGCCCTTCCATCGGGCGAAACAGCGCATCTTCATGTCGGCTACTCTAGGTGCCGGAGGCGATCTGGAACGGCTCTCGGGTCGGCGCAAGATCGAAAGGCTGCCAGCCCCCGAGGGCTTCCAGAGCGCGGGCGTTGGTCGGCGCTTCTTCGTATTTCCTAGCCTTTCCTTGACGGGCGATGAGACTGAGATCCTCCGTGTTGCGATGCAGAAGCGCGCCGGCCGCTCGGTGGTCTTAACCCCCTCGTCTCCGCAAGCTGACGAACACGTTGCACGTATCGATAAAGACCTCGTAGGCTTCGAGGTCTTCACCGCTGAAGATATTGAGGCGGACAAAACGCCGTTTGTGTCATCAGACAATGCGGTAGCGGTGTTGGCCAACCGCTACGACGGCATCGATTTTCCAGGCGACGAGTGCCGGCTACTTTCTGTGGATGGGCTTCCGAGAGCCATGAATGCGCAAGAGCGATTCATCATGTCGAAGATGGGCGCTGGCGCACTTTACAACGACCGAATTCAGACCCGCGTGTTGCAGGCGGTGGGGCGGTGCACCCGCGCCCTTCAAGATCGGTCAAGTGTGTTTGTCACAGGCACTGAGCTGGTTGACTTCCTCGCGGACAATCGGAAGTGGCGGTATTTCAGTCCTGAGCTTCAGGCTGAGTTGGCCTTCGGTGTTGATCAATCGACCTCCGTCGCTGCCAATGATATGTTGGACAACTTTGACATGTTTCTCCGAAATGACGCTGGCTGGGCCGGTGCCGATGCGACTATCCGCACCAGCGTGAAGACCTACGTGCAACAGCCTTATCCGGCTATGGGTGAGCTTGCAGCGGTGGTCGCACACGAGGTGCAGTATCAGGAAGCAATGTGGAGCAAGGATTGGGCAGGTGCCCTTGGCGCCGCAAGGAGCGTGCTGGCAGGACTAAATCACGAAGATCTGCGTGGATATCGTGCTCTCTGGCATTACCTTGCTGGTGCGGCGGCACGTCGCCTCTCGGCGGCGCCCGAGGACGCGCAGGCCGCCGCCGCTCGCGAACAGTTCGGCAAGGCCAAAACGGCCGCCCCAGCGGTGTCATGGCTCAACACCCTTGCGCGGATCGTCGGCCCGCTGCCCGCTACCGAAGCACCGCACTCAAATGTCGAGCTGCTGAAGCAGGTGGAATCCCTCGAGCGGCAGTTTCTTGCTATGGGCATGACTACTCACCACAAATTCGAGAAGCGCGCAGCTGCGATTCTCACGGGGCTGAATGCCGCAGATGGTTTTGAGCAGGCTCAGGTCGATCTTGGAAAGTTGCTTGGCTTCTCCTGTGGCAATGATGAAAGCGACGCGGCGCCTGACCCTTGGTGGCTTGGGGACAAGTTCGGCCTTGTCTTCGAGGATCATGCGGATGGGAGCGCCGGCACCGTGTTTGGTGCCGTGAAAGCTCGTCAGGCTTCCTCCCATCCTAAATGGATTCGCAAGAATGTTCCCGGAGCGGGAGACATGGACATCTGCCCTGTCCTTCTAACTCCCTCGGTAAAGGCGACATCCGGCGCCGATCCGCAACTTGATGACGTTAAATATTGGGAGCTAAGCGATTTCCGAAAGTGGGCCAGTGCCGCAGTGGCCACGATTAGAAGCTTGAAAGACACCTTTCCCGGAGAAGGAGATTTGCTTTGGCGGGCGGAAGCTGCGGAGCGGCTCGAGGCGGAAGGTCTAACCCTCGCGGCTATCCTGCGGAGGCTACCGATCGCGTCAGAAGCTATGGAGATCATAGGGTAA
- a CDS encoding bile acid:sodium symporter family protein — protein sequence MRRFLPDTFTILLVCAVILASLFPASGSFADYFGIATDLAIAALFFLHGARLSRDVVIAGLLHWRLHLIILLTTFGIFPLLGLGLGFIPDTILPRPLYLGILFLCVLPSTVQSSIAFTSMAGGNVPAAICSASASNIFGMFLTPLLVGLLFSVGGHGGFSFDALQQILLQLLAPFVVGQILQPWIGDWIRAKKKILMPVDRGSILMVVYLAFSTAVVEGLWNTFSIADIAVVVVADVVLLAFVLVLTMFGSRWLGFDKADEITITFCGSKKSLASGVPMANVIFAGQSIGAIVLPLMLFHQIQLMVCAVIAQKYAAAAARRVTEQQMKDAASPA from the coding sequence ATGCGCCGCTTTCTGCCCGATACATTCACGATCCTGCTCGTCTGCGCCGTCATCCTCGCCTCCCTTTTTCCGGCGAGCGGCAGTTTTGCGGATTATTTCGGCATCGCCACCGATCTTGCCATCGCGGCGCTGTTTTTCCTGCACGGAGCGCGCCTTTCCCGGGACGTCGTCATTGCTGGTCTGCTGCACTGGAGGCTGCATCTGATCATCCTGCTGACGACCTTCGGCATCTTCCCACTGCTCGGGCTTGGGCTCGGCTTCATCCCCGACACGATCCTGCCACGGCCGCTTTATCTCGGCATTCTCTTCCTCTGCGTGCTGCCGTCGACGGTGCAGTCGTCGATCGCCTTCACCTCGATGGCGGGCGGCAACGTGCCCGCCGCGATCTGCTCGGCCTCGGCCTCGAACATTTTTGGCATGTTCCTGACGCCGCTGCTGGTCGGCCTGCTCTTTTCCGTCGGCGGCCATGGCGGCTTCTCCTTCGATGCGCTTCAGCAGATCCTGCTGCAGTTGCTTGCCCCCTTTGTCGTTGGCCAGATCCTGCAGCCCTGGATCGGCGATTGGATTCGCGCCAAGAAGAAGATCCTGATGCCGGTCGACCGCGGCTCGATCCTGATGGTGGTCTATCTTGCCTTCTCGACGGCGGTCGTCGAAGGACTGTGGAACACTTTCTCGATTGCCGACATCGCCGTCGTCGTCGTCGCCGACGTCGTGCTTCTGGCCTTTGTCCTTGTTTTGACGATGTTCGGTAGCCGCTGGCTGGGCTTCGACAAGGCCGACGAGATCACCATCACCTTCTGCGGCTCAAAGAAGAGCCTGGCAAGCGGCGTGCCGATGGCAAACGTCATCTTCGCCGGCCAGTCGATTGGCGCGATCGTGCTTCCCCTGATGCTCTTCCACCAGATCCAGCTGATGGTCTGCGCCGTCATCGCCCAGAAATATGCCGCAGCAGCAGCCCGGCGAGTAACGGAACAGCAGATGAAGGATGCCGCAAGCCCGGCCTGA
- a CDS encoding dsDNA nuclease domain-containing protein: MRSGDIQLQEGKVPPRLKETASGDPGDETERNFRYQHQYGVVLLAAVRRGTLDYVALYCEHHEDFLAERPDGRFDGYQIKTSRPENGAWTLTSAALTKSIGRFVDLMMAFPDQVGRFVFVSNSDVDSVTPANTDDKRRGRCPGLMLDHVKSCSDAEAIQPPFRNAFDALAAELGADKAQLFEVLRRLETVKGPSREDFDATLAQEHIGGLPECAHLPPGPLRELCNDLVARFHRAASLFVVDPDRHLAKIPSGTTDDPAITAKRIVIADVDLVPVSKANDTFRYRGPPTISLGQPRPKRILEQKLERGGVGALVDYMKAREQAAEYHFLEEQAKDPAWAARQLRQVEEAVHGECLESYIAHQNPGTPFGQAMFNDVSTRLRSLETQRKDLLGGAPYELLMGTAALLTNDCRVWWSDRFQIDEGEG; the protein is encoded by the coding sequence TTGCGTAGCGGAGATATTCAATTACAGGAAGGCAAAGTCCCTCCTCGGCTTAAAGAGACTGCTAGTGGGGATCCTGGCGACGAGACCGAACGCAACTTCCGTTACCAACATCAATATGGCGTGGTGCTACTTGCCGCCGTGCGGCGCGGCACGCTGGACTACGTCGCCCTCTACTGTGAACACCATGAAGACTTCCTCGCCGAGCGGCCCGATGGCCGCTTCGACGGCTATCAGATCAAGACATCTAGACCTGAGAACGGGGCTTGGACTCTCACGTCCGCTGCGCTCACCAAGTCGATCGGTCGCTTCGTAGATCTCATGATGGCATTTCCCGACCAAGTCGGGAGGTTCGTGTTCGTGTCCAACTCCGACGTGGATTCGGTCACACCAGCCAATACCGACGACAAACGTCGCGGCCGCTGCCCCGGTCTGATGCTAGACCACGTAAAATCCTGCAGCGACGCTGAAGCCATACAGCCACCGTTTCGAAACGCGTTCGACGCCCTGGCAGCGGAACTTGGTGCCGATAAAGCGCAGCTCTTCGAAGTGTTACGAAGGCTCGAAACCGTCAAAGGGCCCTCGCGCGAAGACTTTGACGCGACCCTAGCTCAAGAACATATCGGAGGCTTGCCCGAATGTGCGCACCTCCCGCCGGGCCCCCTCCGCGAACTCTGCAACGATCTCGTCGCCAGGTTCCACCGCGCCGCATCGCTATTTGTGGTCGACCCAGATCGTCACCTAGCGAAAATTCCTTCAGGAACGACTGACGATCCAGCGATCACGGCCAAGCGTATTGTGATTGCTGATGTGGACCTGGTCCCAGTGTCGAAGGCCAACGACACGTTCCGCTACCGAGGCCCGCCGACCATCAGCCTCGGTCAACCTCGGCCCAAGCGCATCTTGGAGCAGAAGCTGGAGCGCGGCGGCGTCGGTGCCTTGGTCGACTATATGAAGGCGCGTGAGCAGGCGGCTGAGTACCATTTTCTGGAGGAGCAGGCAAAGGACCCCGCATGGGCGGCTCGCCAGCTTCGACAAGTCGAGGAGGCGGTCCACGGCGAATGCCTAGAATCGTATATAGCGCATCAAAACCCCGGAACGCCGTTCGGGCAGGCTATGTTCAACGACGTGTCGACGCGTCTACGGAGCTTGGAAACCCAGCGGAAGGATCTGCTTGGAGGAGCGCCCTATGAACTGCTGATGGGTACCGCAGCTCTGCTGACCAACGATTGCCGCGTGTGGTGGAGTGACCGCTTTCAGATCGATGAGGGCGAAGGATGA
- the hisN gene encoding histidinol-phosphatase, whose product MLPDRSFFNRLAEVARAETLPRFRSGLDVTNKLSSGFDPVTEGDRAAELAIRALIEENFPDHGILGEEHGDVGLDRDYVWVIDPIDGTRAFISGVPVWGTLIGLQRQGRAIMGMIEQPFTGERYFADENGSIYIGPEGERRLVTRQCEALSSAILFTTSPHLFTGGEMEKYREIEAQVRLFRYGCDCYAYALLAAGHIDLVIENGLKPYDVGGIIPVIEGAGGIITTWDGGRPENGGSIIAAGSRAVYEQAIAILQR is encoded by the coding sequence ATGCTTCCTGACCGTTCATTCTTCAATCGTCTGGCGGAGGTCGCCCGCGCCGAGACGCTGCCGCGCTTCCGCTCCGGCCTCGATGTCACGAACAAGCTTTCTTCCGGCTTCGATCCGGTGACGGAAGGCGATCGGGCGGCCGAGCTCGCCATCCGGGCGCTGATCGAGGAGAATTTCCCCGACCACGGCATTCTCGGCGAGGAGCATGGCGACGTCGGGCTCGACCGGGACTATGTCTGGGTGATCGATCCGATCGACGGCACGCGCGCCTTCATATCGGGCGTGCCGGTCTGGGGAACGCTGATCGGTCTGCAGAGGCAAGGCCGGGCGATCATGGGCATGATCGAGCAGCCCTTTACCGGCGAACGTTATTTTGCCGACGAGAACGGCTCGATCTATATCGGGCCGGAGGGTGAGCGACGGCTGGTGACCCGCCAGTGCGAGGCACTTTCGAGCGCCATCCTGTTCACGACCTCGCCACATCTCTTCACCGGCGGCGAGATGGAGAAATACCGGGAGATCGAGGCGCAGGTGCGGCTCTTCCGCTATGGATGCGACTGTTATGCCTATGCGCTGCTTGCCGCCGGTCATATCGATCTCGTCATCGAAAACGGGCTGAAGCCCTATGACGTCGGCGGCATTATTCCGGTCATCGAGGGGGCGGGCGGCATCATCACCACCTGGGACGGCGGACGGCCGGAAAATGGCGGCTCGATCATCGCCGCGGGCAGCCGCGCGGTCTATGAGCAGGCAATCGCCATCCTGCAGCGCTGA
- a CDS encoding DUF927 domain-containing protein: protein MSKDLEIRITDGVEVEGEKIPYALVAVRQRGQCDIEIPIPAHELIDQGRCIETLIKHGLNYTYDRKLLAAAFEEAVRSKTTHKINIATRPGFHGDEFLFNHEMISRKNSESSWIADPRLRSRGARTEIETDEQLEVLLAKWMPKSPFLQFIIMATFAAPVFALLNEPEMPIIHIYGERKTGKTTLLHVANAFQRDAHNRKLHPFNFSTTGIEEKLVEANHSLLCLDETGNVSRSDLAKIVETYLYYITGGESRLRPSRLFSDVSWRSSVAFTGEFSLTEIETRRTGSGQDARLISIAVPKNGILCSSAAGAETNLALAEIAKACETYSGRLYRRWIAKIVNYGAGEAKIQFQELSSKYQKKLIDDREADGLVGTLARKFAVIAAVGSCLENIKAFPEGSLSSFATVLAFLEADLAEKRANTTAPYGGALASCALEILANIAAKDIPRLHLNGKGQLQTSTCAFIDEKKGREYLYIYKDSVPQFMSRSAADVFELLKSEQGLLQGSRGPNTYGQFKPPGGGRRSVMQIDFEMLKKIALPNYINLTPNAGPSR from the coding sequence ATGTCGAAAGATCTTGAAATTCGAATAACCGACGGTGTCGAGGTCGAGGGTGAGAAGATCCCTTATGCTCTTGTTGCTGTGCGACAGCGAGGTCAGTGTGACATCGAAATACCGATTCCCGCTCACGAGCTTATCGATCAGGGTAGGTGCATTGAGACGCTGATCAAACATGGCCTTAACTACACTTACGATAGAAAATTGCTGGCGGCGGCTTTTGAGGAAGCCGTCAGGTCGAAAACAACCCACAAGATTAACATTGCCACAAGGCCGGGGTTCCATGGCGACGAGTTTCTCTTCAATCATGAAATGATTTCAAGAAAGAATTCCGAAAGTTCCTGGATTGCCGATCCAAGATTAAGATCTCGTGGAGCACGAACAGAGATTGAAACGGACGAACAATTAGAAGTACTGTTGGCAAAATGGATGCCAAAGAGCCCATTCTTGCAGTTCATTATAATGGCGACATTTGCTGCACCGGTATTTGCGCTTCTCAATGAACCTGAGATGCCTATAATACACATATACGGCGAACGCAAAACAGGCAAAACAACGCTTCTGCACGTCGCCAACGCTTTTCAGAGAGACGCACATAACCGAAAGCTCCACCCATTCAATTTTTCGACGACAGGCATCGAGGAGAAGCTGGTTGAGGCAAATCACTCCTTATTATGTCTAGACGAGACGGGAAACGTCAGCCGATCTGATCTTGCCAAAATAGTCGAGACCTATCTCTACTACATAACGGGAGGTGAAAGCCGCCTGCGCCCGTCGAGGCTCTTCTCTGACGTGAGTTGGCGATCATCTGTGGCATTTACCGGCGAGTTCAGCCTGACCGAAATTGAAACCCGACGTACGGGTAGTGGTCAGGACGCTCGATTGATTTCTATCGCGGTGCCAAAAAATGGCATCCTGTGTTCGTCGGCAGCCGGCGCCGAAACCAATTTGGCGTTGGCGGAGATTGCGAAGGCTTGTGAGACCTATTCCGGCCGTCTTTACCGCAGGTGGATAGCGAAAATAGTAAACTATGGTGCGGGTGAAGCTAAAATCCAATTTCAAGAACTTTCTTCGAAATATCAGAAGAAGCTCATCGACGATCGCGAGGCAGACGGGCTTGTCGGAACGCTCGCCCGCAAATTTGCAGTAATCGCAGCCGTCGGGAGTTGCTTGGAGAACATAAAGGCATTTCCCGAAGGAAGTTTATCATCTTTTGCGACGGTGCTTGCGTTTCTTGAGGCAGATTTGGCCGAAAAGAGGGCCAACACTACTGCACCGTACGGCGGTGCGCTGGCTTCTTGCGCACTCGAAATCTTGGCCAACATCGCCGCCAAGGACATTCCAAGACTGCATTTGAACGGGAAAGGTCAGCTCCAGACCTCTACTTGCGCCTTCATTGATGAGAAAAAGGGTCGAGAATACCTTTACATCTACAAGGATAGCGTACCGCAGTTTATGAGCCGCTCCGCAGCAGATGTATTTGAGCTGCTTAAATCCGAGCAGGGGCTGCTTCAAGGAAGCAGAGGACCGAACACCTATGGGCAATTCAAGCCTCCAGGTGGAGGTCGAAGGTCAGTGATGCAGATAGATTTCGAGATGTTGAAAAAAATAGCGCTGCCAAATTACATCAATCTGACACCGAACGCCGGGCCATCCCGGTAG
- the cpdR1 gene encoding response regulator CpdR1 — MTQKILLAEDDNDMRRFLVKALEKAGYKVLSYDNGASAYDRLREEPFSLLLTDIVMPEMDGIELARRATELDPDLKVMFITGFAAVALNPDSKAPKDAKVLSKPFHLRDLVDEVNKMLAA, encoded by the coding sequence ATGACTCAGAAGATACTTCTCGCCGAAGACGACAATGACATGCGCCGTTTCCTGGTGAAAGCGCTGGAAAAGGCCGGCTACAAGGTCCTTTCTTACGACAACGGCGCCAGCGCCTATGACCGCCTGCGCGAGGAGCCGTTCTCTCTGCTCCTGACCGATATCGTCATGCCCGAAATGGATGGCATCGAGCTGGCTCGCCGCGCCACCGAACTCGACCCCGACCTGAAGGTGATGTTCATCACCGGATTTGCCGCCGTGGCGCTGAACCCCGATTCGAAGGCGCCGAAGGATGCCAAGGTCCTTTCCAAGCCTTTCCACCTGCGCGACCTCGTCGATGAGGTCAACAAAATGCTTGCCGCATAG